In the Pseudomonas sp. ADAK2 genome, one interval contains:
- the rmuC gene encoding DNA recombination protein RmuC → MLEERLAMAQLAQDGLNAQLDACRDEIGDLSQANSTKQADLAALRREVELLQIERDDARDAAHAWNIERAGKEAELRRLDAQAASLNAELREQQESHQQRLNDLQGSRDELRAQFAELAGKIFDEREQRFAETSQQRLGQLLDPLKERIQSFEKRVEESYQAEARERFSLAKELERLQQLNLRLSDEATNLTRALKGQKTQGNWGELILERVLEHAGLEKGREYQTQVTLKGPDGERFQPDVIIYLPGDKQVVVDSKVSLTAYQQYVAAEDDAIGQIAIKQHVLSLRNHVKGLSGKDYKRLDGLHSLDFVLLFVPIEAAFSAALQAEPTLFQEAFDRNIVIVSPTTLLATLRVIDSLWKQERQTQNAREIAERAGWLYDKFVLFIQDLDEVGNRLQQLDKAYSSARNKLTEGRGNLVSRSEQLKLLGARASKSLPADLLERAMTDVDGLAELPE, encoded by the coding sequence TTGCTGGAAGAACGGCTGGCCATGGCCCAATTGGCCCAGGACGGCTTGAATGCCCAACTCGATGCGTGCCGCGACGAAATCGGCGACCTGAGCCAGGCCAACTCCACCAAACAAGCTGATCTTGCCGCGCTACGCCGTGAAGTCGAACTGCTGCAGATCGAGCGCGACGATGCCCGCGACGCGGCCCACGCCTGGAATATCGAGCGTGCTGGCAAAGAGGCTGAGTTGCGTCGCCTCGACGCGCAAGCCGCCTCCCTCAACGCCGAGCTGCGCGAACAACAGGAAAGCCATCAGCAACGCCTCAACGACCTCCAGGGCTCGCGCGATGAATTGCGGGCGCAGTTCGCCGAACTGGCGGGCAAGATCTTCGACGAGCGCGAGCAGCGTTTCGCCGAAACCAGTCAGCAGCGCCTGGGGCAGTTGCTCGATCCGTTGAAGGAGCGCATCCAGTCTTTCGAGAAACGCGTCGAAGAAAGCTATCAAGCCGAGGCCCGGGAACGCTTTTCCCTGGCCAAGGAGCTGGAGCGCCTGCAACAGCTGAACCTGCGCCTGAGTGACGAAGCCACCAACCTCACCCGAGCCTTGAAAGGGCAGAAGACCCAGGGCAACTGGGGCGAGTTGATTCTCGAGCGCGTGCTTGAGCACGCCGGCCTGGAGAAGGGCCGTGAGTACCAGACCCAGGTCACCCTCAAAGGCCCGGACGGTGAACGCTTCCAGCCGGACGTGATCATTTACCTGCCCGGCGACAAGCAGGTAGTGGTCGACTCCAAGGTCAGCCTCACGGCGTACCAACAATACGTCGCGGCCGAAGACGATGCCATCGGCCAGATCGCGATCAAGCAACACGTGTTGTCCCTGCGCAATCACGTCAAAGGCTTGTCCGGCAAGGATTACAAGCGACTCGATGGCTTACACAGCCTCGATTTCGTTCTGCTTTTTGTTCCGATCGAAGCGGCATTTTCCGCGGCCTTGCAGGCTGAGCCGACGCTGTTTCAGGAAGCCTTCGACCGCAACATCGTGATCGTCAGCCCGACCACATTGCTCGCCACGTTGCGGGTGATTGACAGCCTGTGGAAGCAGGAACGCCAGACCCAGAACGCCCGGGAAATCGCCGAGCGGGCAGGGTGGCTGTACGACAAGTTCGTGTTGTTCATCCAGGACCTGGACGAAGTCGGCAATCGCTTGCAGCAATTGGATAAAGCCTACAGCTCGGCGCGCAACAAGCTGACGGAAGGGCGCGGCAATCTGGTCAGCCGCAGCGAACAACTGAAGTTGCTGGGCGCGCGGGCGAGCAAGAGCTTGCCGGCGGATTTGCTCGAGCGGGCGATGACCGATGTGGATGGGTTGGCTGAGTTGCCCGAATAG
- a CDS encoding sel1 repeat family protein yields the protein MKFRSVSTAVTATPPVVTPTKRFSLRVAEWLLDSPRLGDNPNVKHFAGRLLKQPAREGVVAAQSRLGQLMCRECGNARDRRIGHDMLRQAARAGDRRAQQELGLTED from the coding sequence ATGAAGTTTCGCTCAGTATCAACCGCTGTTACCGCAACCCCCCCTGTTGTTACCCCGACCAAGCGCTTTTCCCTGCGTGTGGCCGAGTGGCTTCTGGATAGCCCGCGCCTGGGCGACAACCCCAACGTCAAACACTTCGCCGGACGTTTGCTCAAGCAACCCGCTCGTGAAGGTGTGGTCGCGGCGCAAAGCCGCCTGGGCCAGTTGATGTGCCGCGAGTGCGGCAACGCCCGGGATCGGCGCATCGGTCACGACATGCTGCGCCAGGCCGCCCGCGCCGGTGACCGCCGCGCCCAGCAGGAATTGGGGCTGACCGAAGACTGA
- a CDS encoding OmpP1/FadL family transporter, translating into MKKVMLKTTLSLAVTLASTQLFASGFAINEQSISGMGTGFAGRSSSADDASTIFGNPAGMSRIKREQVTGGAAMLDAHTNISKASSSPNSGSNDGDMVPFIAVPMGYYVKPIDDKWAVGVGVYAPFGLVTDYEHGFAGRYFGSTSDVKVVTLQPTVSYAFNDKVSIGFGPTINRIDGKLESNLSITQAAPDGQVKIKGDDTALGYNIGLLVQATDSTRVGLTYHSKVKYKLEGNTKVNYGVLGAVGQNPSQKYDASLDLTTPESVDFSVTHQLDDKWTLYAGSTWTRWSRLKEITVENKGVPAILNGQFGSITEEQNWHDTWAHAIGASYQLNKEWVLRTGLSFDQAPTNNVDRSPRIPTGDRKIFSLGAGWSPTDDLTIDVAYSYLREESVKVANSNDRGQSYDAKYQNYANGFGVGATYRF; encoded by the coding sequence ATGAAAAAAGTAATGCTCAAAACCACCCTTAGCCTCGCCGTTACCTTGGCATCCACCCAGCTTTTCGCAAGTGGCTTCGCCATCAACGAACAAAGCATTAGCGGGATGGGTACAGGTTTTGCTGGGCGATCTTCATCTGCCGATGACGCAAGCACAATTTTTGGCAACCCTGCCGGCATGTCCCGCATCAAGCGCGAACAGGTCACCGGCGGTGCTGCAATGCTCGACGCACATACCAACATCAGCAAAGCCAGCTCCAGCCCCAACAGCGGTAGCAACGACGGCGACATGGTGCCGTTCATCGCCGTGCCGATGGGCTACTACGTCAAGCCTATCGATGACAAATGGGCAGTCGGTGTTGGTGTTTACGCACCGTTCGGCCTGGTGACCGACTACGAGCACGGTTTTGCCGGCCGCTACTTCGGTAGCACCAGCGACGTAAAAGTCGTCACCCTGCAACCGACCGTGAGCTACGCCTTCAACGACAAGGTGTCGATCGGTTTCGGCCCGACCATCAACCGTATCGACGGCAAGCTGGAATCGAACCTGTCGATTACCCAGGCAGCGCCCGATGGCCAGGTCAAGATCAAAGGCGACGACACTGCACTGGGCTACAACATCGGCTTGCTGGTTCAAGCCACTGACAGCACCCGTGTCGGCCTGACCTACCACTCGAAAGTGAAGTACAAGCTCGAGGGTAATACTAAGGTCAACTACGGTGTCCTCGGTGCAGTGGGTCAAAACCCAAGCCAGAAGTACGACGCCTCGCTGGACCTGACCACCCCTGAATCGGTGGACTTCTCGGTGACTCATCAGCTCGACGACAAGTGGACCCTGTACGCAGGCAGCACCTGGACTCGCTGGAGCCGCCTGAAAGAAATCACCGTTGAAAACAAAGGTGTTCCGGCCATCCTCAACGGTCAGTTCGGTTCGATTACCGAAGAACAGAACTGGCACGACACCTGGGCCCACGCCATCGGCGCGTCCTACCAGTTGAACAAGGAATGGGTCCTGCGCACCGGCCTGTCCTTTGACCAGGCACCGACCAACAACGTCGACCGTTCCCCACGCATCCCGACTGGCGATCGCAAGATTTTCAGCCTGGGCGCCGGCTGGAGCCCGACCGACGACCTGACCATCGACGTGGCGTACTCGTACCTGCGTGAAGAGTCGGTCAAGGTCGCCAACAGCAACGACCGCGGCCAGAGCTACG